One genomic segment of Thermovibrio guaymasensis includes these proteins:
- a CDS encoding c-type heme family protein has translation MKLKNLTIGQKVLIVFSIVVILATLSFIHLLQKTYNSALVNQGRSISQEILIFRKWAAGFGGLWTMNKYSPDTGYLMEVESDSGVVKAFNSEETLGNLSNLHFYLHNPALATRELSKLSNVEYGWSFKVVSDRYMAKESKPDSWEKKAISVIKKELPSGKDEFWSWDGDKFRFAKAIKVKRACLKCHGTQSEIDPTLYKAMVAKYGEEAVRRATGYKEGDLRGIISVTILPPGVLSTALNFIDFWNIGALILAFLIFWYFAKREIITPIERLTKAAHDISLGKLDIDLGVRGMKEEEVKDEITKLAIAIDRLRASIQIAMDRLRKKR, from the coding sequence ATGAAGCTTAAAAACTTGACTATCGGACAGAAAGTCTTAATTGTATTTTCAATCGTGGTCATCCTAGCTACCCTATCCTTTATCCACCTTCTCCAAAAAACTTACAACAGCGCTCTGGTAAATCAAGGTAGAAGTATTTCTCAGGAAATACTGATCTTCAGGAAATGGGCAGCAGGTTTTGGTGGCCTATGGACTATGAACAAGTACTCACCAGATACCGGCTACTTAATGGAAGTAGAAAGTGACAGTGGAGTAGTCAAAGCCTTTAACAGTGAGGAAACCTTAGGTAACCTATCAAATTTACACTTTTACTTACACAACCCAGCCCTAGCCACGAGGGAACTCTCAAAGCTCTCCAACGTTGAGTACGGATGGAGCTTTAAGGTAGTTTCAGACAGGTACATGGCAAAGGAGAGCAAACCAGACAGCTGGGAGAAAAAAGCAATATCGGTAATTAAAAAGGAACTTCCTTCAGGGAAAGATGAATTTTGGAGCTGGGATGGAGATAAGTTTAGGTTTGCAAAGGCAATCAAGGTTAAGAGAGCTTGTCTAAAGTGTCACGGAACTCAAAGTGAAATTGACCCGACCCTCTACAAAGCTATGGTTGCGAAGTACGGAGAAGAAGCAGTTAGAAGGGCAACAGGATACAAAGAAGGTGACCTAAGAGGTATCATAAGCGTAACGATCTTACCGCCGGGAGTCCTTTCAACTGCCCTTAACTTTATTGATTTCTGGAATATTGGAGCTCTAATCCTAGCTTTCTTAATCTTCTGGTACTTTGCTAAAAGGGAAATCATTACTCCAATTGAAAGGTTAACTAAAGCCGCTCACGACATAAGCCTTGGTAAGCTTGATATTGACCTTGGCGTAAGGGGAATGAAGGAAGAAGAAGTGAAGGATGAAATTACAAAACTTGCAATAGCAATTGATAGGTTAAGGGCCTCTATCCAAATAGCGATGGATAGGTTGAGGAAGAAAAGATAA
- a CDS encoding DUF4388 domain-containing protein gives MELRGDFKSYSEILDLIQIITMGKKSGEVNLRSDIQSITIFFKDGKAIDFSANVPALKVLRERTLSGEIPLNEAVDFLLHHIALWDKGRFLFLEKPISLEGIGNVDTLNIMMNFTKEEDELDQEVKEALKNNKVFTLSEEAKLPITITSQGWKLLVSICRGVPIWDALLMKGTSFSEDTKTLQVLFKHRMIKEKADEVKSLKTVEEKGKIPTSFVPEEKLEKIRELLVEAMGPMGEFLIEETLEDMEISQLPTDLIPRFIDTILEKIPDTCLIEGEKCRDRLKEDFLQILEGGSDEA, from the coding sequence ATGGAACTAAGGGGAGACTTCAAATCGTACTCAGAAATTCTAGACCTAATCCAGATTATCACAATGGGAAAGAAGTCGGGGGAGGTTAACCTAAGATCCGATATCCAAAGTATAACAATCTTCTTTAAAGATGGAAAGGCGATAGACTTTTCCGCAAACGTTCCAGCTTTAAAGGTATTGAGGGAAAGAACCTTATCCGGAGAAATTCCCCTAAACGAAGCAGTAGACTTCCTTCTTCACCACATAGCCCTCTGGGACAAAGGTAGATTCCTGTTCCTTGAAAAACCTATCTCACTTGAAGGAATAGGAAATGTAGATACACTTAACATTATGATGAACTTTACCAAAGAAGAAGATGAATTGGATCAAGAAGTAAAAGAAGCTCTAAAAAATAACAAAGTCTTTACACTTTCTGAGGAAGCAAAACTTCCCATTACAATAACATCCCAAGGGTGGAAGCTCTTAGTCTCTATCTGCAGAGGAGTACCTATATGGGATGCTCTCCTCATGAAAGGTACTTCTTTTAGCGAAGATACAAAAACGCTCCAAGTTTTATTTAAACACAGAATGATTAAGGAAAAAGCAGATGAGGTAAAGAGCCTCAAAACAGTAGAAGAAAAAGGAAAGATTCCAACTTCCTTTGTACCAGAGGAGAAATTGGAGAAAATTAGAGAACTTCTCGTTGAAGCAATGGGTCCCATGGGGGAGTTCTTAATTGAAGAAACACTTGAAGACATGGAAATCAGTCAACTACCTACTGACTTAATTCCAAGGTTTATTGATACAATCCTTGAGAAGATTCCCGACACTTGCTTAATTGAGGGAGAAAAGTGTAGAGATAGATTAAAAGAAGATTTCCTACAGATTTTAGAGGGAGGCTCTGATGAAGCTTAA
- a CDS encoding menaquinone biosynthetic enzyme MqnA/MqnD family protein, with the protein MLKVGKIEYLNTVPVYYGFVKGEVPLNGIKFTDDVPSELNRLLREGFLDISVISSYEFLKNQDKYLLFPDFSISAKKKVMSVLFFSTVPIHQLHRKDVWLTKSSMTSKELLKYLLREVYGVEPNFHYYSMKEDELPTNPKALLAIGDDALKLLHSKRYPFIYDLAEEWFNLTELPFVFAVWAARKDSYREKEKEIKEFYKKLLNSRNIGERSYEEICEKYSRKLNLPKGLCKKYLETLNFHLGKEELEALKVFGNKVGLKFNPTFVKT; encoded by the coding sequence ATGTTAAAAGTAGGAAAGATAGAGTACCTCAATACAGTTCCAGTTTACTACGGATTCGTTAAAGGAGAAGTCCCTTTAAATGGAATCAAGTTTACCGATGACGTTCCTTCAGAGTTAAACAGACTTTTAAGAGAAGGTTTCCTTGATATTTCGGTAATATCCTCCTACGAGTTCCTAAAGAATCAGGATAAGTACTTGCTTTTCCCTGACTTTTCAATATCTGCTAAGAAAAAGGTCATGAGCGTTCTCTTCTTCTCAACGGTTCCAATTCACCAGCTCCACAGGAAGGATGTCTGGCTCACAAAGAGCTCCATGACCTCAAAGGAACTCCTTAAATACCTACTAAGGGAGGTGTACGGAGTAGAACCAAACTTTCACTACTACTCTATGAAAGAGGACGAACTACCAACAAACCCCAAAGCCCTACTTGCAATAGGAGATGATGCTTTAAAGCTCCTCCACTCTAAACGCTATCCCTTCATATACGACCTAGCAGAGGAGTGGTTTAACCTAACAGAACTTCCCTTCGTCTTCGCAGTCTGGGCGGCCAGAAAGGATAGCTATAGAGAAAAGGAGAAGGAGATTAAAGAGTTCTACAAAAAACTCCTAAATTCAAGGAACATCGGAGAGAGATCCTACGAGGAAATATGTGAAAAGTACTCTAGAAAACTTAATTTACCAAAAGGGTTATGTAAAAAGTACTTAGAAACCCTTAACTTCCACTTAGGAAAGGAAGAACTGGAAGCCCTCAAAGTTTTCGGCAATAAGGTAGGCTTAAAGTTTAACCCTACGTTTGTAAAAACATAA
- a CDS encoding TIGR00269 family protein — protein MLCKICKSKGKREKAVIYLRHHRLALCREHFIEWFERQTEKTIKEFKMFSRKEKVLVAVSGGKDSLSLWFALNKLRYETYGLHISLGIEKWDYSKKSLEICRKFSDRIERPLIVFNLKEEFGYTIEEIAKGSKRKDVCSVCGSFKRYLMNKIAKEKGFKVVATGHNLDDESALLLSNTIRWEVGYLGRQSPVLPEEGGFARKVKPFCFLTEKETVSYAILNEIEYMKTGCPNAKEATSSHFKRALAYLEHQMPGTKLRFYKEFLRKAKPIFEKEVRGKVELNECQVCGMPTTAPVCSVCRTLQRLKEC, from the coding sequence GTGCTCTGTAAAATCTGTAAGAGTAAAGGGAAAAGGGAAAAGGCAGTAATCTACCTCCGCCACCACAGACTTGCCCTTTGTAGAGAACACTTCATTGAGTGGTTTGAAAGACAGACAGAAAAGACGATAAAAGAGTTCAAAATGTTCTCAAGGAAGGAGAAGGTTTTAGTAGCAGTTTCGGGAGGAAAGGACAGCCTATCCTTATGGTTTGCCCTGAACAAGTTAAGGTACGAGACCTACGGCCTCCACATCTCCCTTGGAATTGAAAAGTGGGACTACTCAAAAAAATCCCTTGAGATCTGCAGGAAGTTCTCAGATAGAATTGAAAGACCACTGATAGTCTTTAACTTAAAAGAAGAGTTCGGCTATACTATTGAAGAAATAGCAAAGGGAAGTAAAAGGAAGGATGTCTGCTCCGTCTGCGGTAGCTTCAAAAGGTATCTAATGAATAAAATAGCAAAAGAAAAAGGTTTTAAAGTTGTCGCCACCGGCCATAACCTTGACGATGAGAGCGCACTTCTCCTATCAAACACGATCAGGTGGGAGGTTGGATATCTCGGAAGACAGAGCCCCGTTTTGCCTGAAGAAGGAGGTTTTGCAAGGAAAGTAAAGCCTTTCTGTTTCCTAACAGAGAAAGAAACAGTAAGCTATGCAATACTCAACGAAATTGAATATATGAAAACCGGATGTCCAAACGCAAAAGAGGCCACTTCAAGTCACTTTAAAAGGGCCCTAGCGTACCTTGAACACCAGATGCCAGGTACAAAGCTCAGGTTCTACAAAGAGTTTTTAAGGAAAGCTAAGCCTATCTTTGAAAAGGAAGTTAGAGGAAAAGTTGAACTAAACGAGTGTCAAGTCTGCGGAATGCCGACAACGGCTCCCGTCTGTTCAGTATGCAGAACACTTCAGAGGTTGAAAGAATGTTAA
- the rfaE1 gene encoding D-glycero-beta-D-manno-heptose-7-phosphate kinase → MFNPRLLESFVGKKILVIGDFMLDEYIEGKVERISPEAPVPVVEAKGIDIRPGGAANVVANLVSLGAFAVPLGVVGGDEDGRKLKEELKKVGVPTETLIEDPSRPTTKKTRIIASSQQLLRVDWECREEVTKEVENKILSFLLNNYEEFDGIVISDYGKGVVTRNLFKVTGKVKEKTPIFLDPKEKNFKVYKNVTTMTPNIKETFQAVGIRPETNEEAETAGKKLIEEFQLDFAVITRSEKGMSVITKSRVKHIPTRAKQVYDVTGAGDTVISTFALAFVSGADPFTAAEVANLAAGIVVGKVGTATVTLNELKEALKSAL, encoded by the coding sequence TTGTTTAATCCAAGGCTCCTAGAGAGCTTCGTAGGTAAAAAAATCCTCGTAATAGGCGACTTTATGCTTGACGAGTACATTGAAGGGAAAGTTGAGAGGATTTCCCCTGAAGCCCCCGTACCTGTAGTAGAGGCAAAAGGAATAGATATAAGACCGGGAGGAGCGGCAAACGTAGTTGCTAACCTCGTTTCTTTAGGAGCCTTTGCAGTTCCTCTAGGAGTAGTTGGAGGAGATGAGGACGGAAGGAAGTTAAAGGAGGAGTTAAAGAAGGTTGGAGTTCCGACAGAGACTCTAATAGAAGACCCTTCAAGACCGACTACAAAGAAAACCCGAATAATAGCCTCATCCCAACAGTTACTAAGGGTAGATTGGGAATGCAGAGAGGAGGTCACAAAGGAAGTAGAAAACAAAATCCTCTCATTCCTTTTAAACAACTACGAAGAGTTTGACGGAATAGTAATTTCAGATTACGGAAAGGGAGTAGTAACTAGAAATCTCTTCAAAGTTACAGGTAAGGTAAAGGAGAAAACTCCCATTTTCCTTGACCCAAAGGAGAAAAACTTTAAGGTTTACAAAAACGTTACAACGATGACTCCAAACATAAAGGAAACTTTTCAAGCTGTTGGAATTAGACCGGAAACAAATGAAGAAGCCGAAACAGCAGGAAAGAAGCTAATAGAGGAGTTCCAACTTGACTTCGCCGTTATAACAAGGAGTGAAAAAGGAATGTCGGTGATAACTAAAAGTAGAGTAAAACACATACCAACCAGGGCAAAACAGGTCTATGACGTAACCGGAGCAGGAGATACGGTAATTAGTACATTTGCCCTAGCCTTTGTAAGCGGAGCAGACCCCTTTACAGCAGCAGAAGTAGCAAACCTTGCAGCAGGAATAGTTGTAGGCAAAGTAGGAACTGCAACTGTTACACTTAACGAGCTGAAGGAGGCTTTAAAAAGTGCTCTGTAA
- the radC gene encoding RadC family protein, with amino-acid sequence MDRIKELPEEDRPREKIEKFGAESLTDSELLAVLLRTGTNGKSAVTLARELLKEFGNLKKISEASLQELTSFKGLGKAKAITLIAAFEVGRRASNSLSPKKVKSPKDAFEVIKPLVDKLKVEELGILTLNSAGEVIGIHKVARGGSNRVSVRAKEILRPAVKDLAEGIILFHNHPSGSLKPSPEDIHITEKLKEACKILGIELLDHIIVTEENFFSFKGEGLV; translated from the coding sequence TTGGATAGGATCAAGGAGCTCCCAGAGGAGGATAGGCCCCGAGAAAAGATTGAGAAGTTTGGAGCGGAGAGCCTTACCGACTCGGAGCTCCTTGCCGTCCTCCTTAGAACGGGAACTAACGGAAAGAGCGCCGTCACACTTGCAAGGGAACTCCTAAAGGAATTTGGCAACTTGAAGAAAATCTCTGAAGCCTCCCTTCAGGAACTTACCTCATTTAAAGGTCTGGGAAAAGCAAAGGCCATAACCTTAATAGCTGCATTTGAAGTTGGCAGGAGAGCCTCAAACAGCCTCAGCCCTAAAAAGGTAAAGTCCCCGAAGGACGCCTTTGAGGTAATAAAACCACTGGTTGATAAGTTAAAGGTTGAGGAACTCGGTATTTTAACCCTTAACTCGGCTGGAGAGGTCATTGGAATTCATAAAGTTGCAAGGGGCGGTTCAAACAGAGTCTCTGTAAGGGCAAAGGAAATTTTAAGGCCTGCCGTAAAGGACCTTGCAGAAGGAATAATCCTATTCCACAACCATCCATCCGGAAGTTTAAAGCCAAGCCCTGAGGATATTCACATAACGGAAAAGTTAAAGGAGGCCTGCAAAATTCTCGGGATAGAGCTCCTAGACCACATAATTGTTACGGAGGAAAACTTCTTTAGCTTTAAGGGGGAAGGACTTGTTTAA
- the ileS gene encoding isoleucine--tRNA ligase, translating to MAGKDYKETLNLPKTQFPMRGNLPKKEPEILKKWQEIGLYKKVLEEHKCDDKFILHDGPPYANGHIHIGHALNKILKDIVIKSKLMQGYQVPFVPGWDCHGLPIERAVFKEIKKRKDEVDPVEVRKKCRNYAEKWVKTQKEEFIRLGVLGDWENPYITMDPKYQADIVRELGKFFEKGLVYRAKKPVYWCPSCVTALAEAEIEYWEEKSPSIYVAFKVKDFPEETYLVIWTTTPWTLPANVAIAVNPELKYVILKTEKGNLIVAKELLNDFKEKTGLEGEVIKEFKGSEIEGLTYTHPFIDREGKVVLADYVASDTGTGLVHIAPGHGEEDYQVGLKYNLPILVPVDDYGRFTDEAPQWLKGMKIWEANKVIIEKLKELGNLLYAGEITHSYPHCWRCKGKVIFRATPQWFIALDKGKPTLRETALSEIDRVSWIPEWGRTRIRNMVENRPDWCISRQRIWGVPIVAFYCKGCGELIYSKEIAERVANIFEKESADAWYVKDAKELLPSGFKCPKCGGEEFEKEMDILDVWFDSGSSHAAVLERRVELSWPADLYLEGSDQHRGWFQASLLESCGTRGKAPYRSVLTHGFTLDEKGYKMSKSLGNVISPLDVIKEFGADILRLWVSSENFTEDVRISKNILKGVSDAYRKIRNTIRFMLGNLYDFNPNESLPYDELHELDKWALNRFYQITNEVIEDYENYRFNRIFRKLYEYCSNELSAIYLDISKDSLYCEHPNSKRRRSSQTAIYRILYGLLTLIAPILSFTAEEAYSYLPGREKESIFLEEFPALCEKVDEEVLSRWNTLIKVKGVVNKALEEARKKELVNHPLEAKAKVYAKGELYDLLKKYEEELPFVFITSQAEVLPIEEAPENAVEDTETLKGVKVVIERAEGEKCPRCWMYAQLIDGVCPRCREVLKKLEGE from the coding sequence ATGGCCGGTAAAGACTACAAGGAGACTCTTAATCTTCCCAAGACCCAGTTCCCCATGAGGGGAAACTTACCCAAGAAGGAACCTGAAATACTTAAGAAGTGGCAGGAAATTGGACTTTACAAAAAAGTTTTAGAAGAGCACAAGTGTGACGACAAGTTCATCCTTCACGACGGCCCACCTTACGCAAACGGCCACATTCACATAGGCCATGCCCTTAACAAAATCCTTAAGGACATAGTTATAAAGTCCAAGCTAATGCAGGGGTACCAAGTTCCCTTCGTACCCGGATGGGACTGCCACGGTCTACCTATTGAAAGGGCTGTTTTTAAGGAAATTAAGAAGAGGAAGGACGAAGTTGATCCGGTAGAAGTAAGGAAGAAGTGTAGGAACTACGCTGAAAAGTGGGTAAAGACTCAAAAGGAAGAGTTTATAAGGCTAGGAGTACTGGGAGATTGGGAAAATCCATATATAACTATGGATCCAAAATACCAGGCCGACATAGTAAGGGAACTTGGCAAGTTCTTTGAAAAAGGTCTAGTCTACAGGGCTAAAAAACCCGTTTACTGGTGCCCGTCCTGCGTAACTGCCCTTGCAGAAGCAGAAATTGAGTACTGGGAGGAGAAATCCCCTTCAATTTACGTTGCATTTAAGGTTAAGGATTTTCCAGAAGAGACCTACTTAGTTATATGGACAACAACTCCCTGGACTTTACCCGCAAACGTTGCAATTGCGGTAAACCCTGAACTTAAATACGTAATCCTGAAGACGGAAAAGGGGAACTTAATAGTTGCTAAAGAGCTCCTTAACGACTTTAAGGAGAAAACGGGCCTTGAAGGGGAGGTTATAAAGGAGTTTAAAGGAAGCGAAATTGAAGGGTTAACCTACACCCATCCCTTTATCGATAGAGAAGGTAAAGTAGTTCTAGCAGACTACGTAGCTTCAGATACAGGTACAGGACTTGTTCATATAGCTCCAGGACACGGAGAGGAGGACTACCAGGTTGGACTCAAGTACAACCTACCTATTTTAGTTCCCGTTGATGACTACGGAAGGTTTACGGACGAAGCTCCCCAGTGGTTAAAGGGAATGAAAATCTGGGAAGCAAACAAAGTAATAATTGAAAAGCTAAAAGAGCTGGGAAATTTACTCTACGCCGGAGAGATTACCCACTCCTATCCCCACTGCTGGAGGTGTAAGGGAAAGGTAATTTTTAGAGCTACACCTCAGTGGTTTATAGCCCTTGATAAAGGAAAACCAACCCTTAGGGAAACCGCCCTCAGTGAAATTGATAGGGTAAGTTGGATTCCAGAGTGGGGAAGAACGAGAATTAGAAATATGGTTGAAAACAGACCCGATTGGTGCATTTCAAGGCAGAGAATTTGGGGAGTTCCGATAGTTGCCTTTTACTGTAAAGGGTGCGGAGAGCTCATATACAGTAAGGAAATTGCAGAGAGGGTAGCTAACATATTTGAAAAGGAGAGTGCTGACGCCTGGTACGTAAAAGATGCTAAGGAGCTCCTGCCTTCTGGTTTTAAGTGTCCAAAGTGTGGCGGAGAAGAGTTTGAGAAGGAGATGGACATTTTAGACGTCTGGTTTGATTCAGGCTCTTCCCATGCAGCCGTCCTTGAAAGGAGAGTGGAGCTCTCCTGGCCTGCAGACCTCTACCTTGAAGGTTCAGACCAGCACAGGGGATGGTTCCAGGCTAGCCTATTAGAGTCTTGTGGAACTAGGGGGAAGGCCCCATACCGTTCAGTCCTTACCCACGGCTTCACCCTTGATGAGAAAGGTTACAAGATGAGTAAGAGCCTTGGAAACGTTATCTCTCCCCTTGACGTTATAAAGGAGTTTGGAGCAGATATCCTCAGACTCTGGGTTTCAAGTGAAAACTTCACAGAAGACGTAAGAATCTCAAAGAACATCCTAAAGGGCGTAAGCGATGCCTACAGGAAGATAAGGAATACGATCAGGTTCATGCTTGGAAACCTTTACGACTTTAACCCTAACGAATCACTACCTTACGATGAACTCCACGAACTTGATAAGTGGGCACTCAACAGGTTCTACCAGATTACAAATGAAGTAATAGAAGACTACGAAAACTACAGGTTTAACAGGATATTTAGGAAGCTCTACGAGTACTGCTCAAACGAGCTTTCTGCTATTTACCTTGATATAAGTAAAGACTCCCTGTACTGCGAACACCCAAATTCAAAGAGGAGAAGGAGTTCACAAACTGCAATTTACAGAATCCTCTACGGCCTACTTACCTTAATAGCTCCAATTCTCTCATTTACAGCGGAAGAAGCCTACTCCTACCTACCGGGAAGGGAAAAGGAGTCAATCTTCCTTGAGGAGTTCCCCGCCCTCTGTGAAAAAGTTGATGAGGAAGTACTCAGTAGGTGGAATACACTAATAAAGGTAAAAGGAGTTGTTAATAAAGCCCTAGAAGAAGCAAGGAAGAAGGAACTGGTAAACCATCCACTTGAAGCCAAGGCAAAGGTTTACGCAAAAGGGGAACTTTACGACCTGTTAAAGAAGTACGAAGAGGAACTACCCTTTGTATTTATAACTTCCCAAGCAGAAGTTTTACCAATTGAAGAGGCCCCAGAAAACGCAGTTGAAGATACAGAAACCTTGAAGGGCGTTAAGGTAGTAATTGAAAGGGCAGAAGGAGAGAAGTGCCCAAGGTGTTGGATGTACGCCCAGCTAATTGACGGCGTATGCCCAAGGTGTAGGGAAGTCCTCAAGAAGCTTGAAGGAGAGTAA
- a CDS encoding rhodanese-like domain-containing protein — MSIEILIENLKEAIKADKEKPLYGNVDLHRARELIKELGAFVLDVRPPEHVERENAEEIGIPGAVYIPYPELPENLDRLPKPKNHPILVGCKTGKLANRVAGFLEAMGYVNVYVLDGDIDNLIECHRAHTEG; from the coding sequence ATGAGCATTGAAATCCTAATTGAAAACCTGAAGGAGGCCATCAAGGCCGACAAGGAAAAGCCCCTTTACGGAAACGTAGACCTCCACAGAGCAAGGGAGCTAATTAAGGAATTGGGAGCATTCGTCCTTGACGTTAGACCTCCTGAGCATGTAGAGAGGGAGAATGCCGAGGAAATAGGGATTCCCGGAGCAGTTTACATCCCTTATCCCGAGCTCCCCGAAAACCTTGACAGGCTACCTAAACCAAAAAACCACCCTATTTTAGTAGGATGTAAAACCGGAAAGTTGGCAAATAGAGTAGCTGGCTTCCTTGAAGCGATGGGATACGTTAACGTTTACGTCCTTGACGGTGACATTGACAACCTCATTGAGTGCCACAGGGCCCACACTGAGGGGTAG
- the gpmI gene encoding 2,3-bisphosphoglycerate-independent phosphoglycerate mutase — protein sequence MAEFVTLIILDGFGYSPEKEGNAIALAETPFWDYLWETYPKGLLKASGEAVGLPEGQMGNSEVGHMNIGAGRIVWQDIVRITKAFKEGKAKENPVLKEIFEKAREGGKLHFVGLLSDGGVHSHIEHLFALLELAKEFGVKNVCIHPILDGRDTPPKSAEKYLRALIEKIKELGVGKIGTMGGRYYYMDRDKRWDRTEMAYNALVLGEGYHCKDPIKALMDAYRRGETDEFVKPYVISPECLIEDGDVVFFFNFRADRMRQIVSAVGLPDFKGFNRKQVVKPKMVATMTLYDESFPFKVAFPPQELKNVLGEVISKLGYKQLRVAETEKYAHVTYFFNGGREEPFLGEERILVPSPKVPTYDLKPEMSAFEVAQKVVEGIKSRKYRLVVVNFANPDMVGHTGNLEATIKAIEAVDKCLKKVVKATLEEGGIAVVTADHGNAEQMVDPETGGPWTAHTTNPVPFVVVKGQCGAYGVRRREKKEVNLPEAFGGIPVVGILGDIAPSILYILGEEIPPEMTGDVIVEGEF from the coding sequence ATGGCAGAGTTTGTAACTTTAATAATCCTTGACGGATTTGGATACAGTCCTGAGAAGGAGGGGAATGCAATAGCCCTTGCAGAAACCCCTTTCTGGGATTACCTGTGGGAAACGTACCCTAAAGGCCTACTAAAAGCCTCCGGAGAAGCAGTAGGACTACCTGAAGGACAGATGGGAAACTCTGAAGTCGGCCATATGAACATAGGAGCCGGAAGAATCGTTTGGCAGGACATTGTAAGGATTACCAAGGCCTTTAAGGAAGGGAAAGCCAAGGAAAATCCCGTTCTAAAGGAAATCTTTGAAAAGGCTAGAGAGGGTGGAAAGCTCCACTTTGTAGGCCTCCTATCAGACGGAGGAGTTCACAGCCACATAGAACACCTCTTTGCCCTTTTAGAGCTTGCAAAGGAGTTTGGAGTTAAGAACGTATGCATCCATCCAATTCTGGACGGAAGGGACACTCCCCCAAAAAGCGCAGAGAAGTACTTAAGGGCTTTAATTGAGAAAATCAAAGAGCTTGGAGTTGGAAAGATCGGCACGATGGGAGGCCGATACTACTACATGGACAGGGACAAACGTTGGGACAGAACGGAAATGGCCTACAACGCTCTCGTCCTCGGAGAAGGTTACCACTGTAAAGACCCAATTAAAGCCCTAATGGATGCATATAGAAGGGGGGAAACCGACGAGTTCGTTAAACCCTACGTAATTTCACCGGAGTGCTTAATTGAGGACGGGGACGTTGTCTTCTTCTTCAACTTTAGGGCCGACAGGATGAGACAGATAGTCTCAGCAGTAGGCCTTCCAGATTTTAAAGGGTTTAATAGAAAACAAGTCGTAAAGCCAAAGATGGTTGCAACTATGACCCTCTACGATGAATCCTTCCCATTTAAAGTTGCTTTCCCTCCTCAGGAACTTAAAAACGTGCTCGGAGAAGTAATATCAAAACTTGGCTACAAACAGCTGAGGGTAGCAGAAACTGAGAAGTACGCCCACGTTACCTACTTCTTTAACGGTGGAAGGGAGGAGCCCTTCCTAGGGGAAGAGAGGATACTGGTACCTTCCCCTAAAGTTCCAACTTACGACCTTAAACCTGAAATGAGCGCATTTGAAGTCGCCCAGAAAGTAGTTGAGGGAATAAAGAGCAGAAAGTACAGGCTAGTAGTTGTCAACTTTGCAAACCCAGATATGGTCGGCCATACCGGAAACCTTGAGGCAACCATTAAGGCAATTGAGGCTGTTGATAAGTGCTTGAAGAAAGTTGTAAAGGCAACCTTAGAGGAAGGAGGAATTGCCGTAGTTACGGCAGACCACGGAAACGCTGAGCAGATGGTTGACCCGGAAACGGGAGGTCCATGGACCGCCCATACTACAAACCCGGTTCCCTTTGTTGTTGTAAAGGGTCAGTGTGGTGCTTACGGCGTTAGGAGGAGGGAGAAAAAAGAAGTAAACCTTCCGGAAGCGTTTGGAGGAATCCCTGTAGTGGGAATTCTGGGGGACATAGCTCCCTCTATACTCTACATCCTAGGAGAGGAAATCCCCCCAGAAATGACCGGAGACGTAATCGTTGAAGGAGAATTCTAG